The Bacteroidota bacterium genome contains the following window.
TCAACATCCGCTCTTACGGCGAACGGGCAAACCTGGTGGCAGACATGGTTACCGCGTTCACCTTCGGCTTGCAGGATGGCAATGTGATTGCAACCGTGAAGCATTTTCCAGGCCACGGAGACACGGCAACGGACTCCCACTCGGATCTTCCCATCTTACCTTTCACACGCGCCCGGCTGGATTCTGTAGAGCTTGTGCCGTTTCGGGCAGCACGCGATGCCGGCATCATGAGCGTTATGATGGGACACCTTGCGCTCCCTGAACTTGAGCCTGACACCAACATCCCGGCTACCCTCGCCCCTGCTGTCGTAAATTCGTTGCTTCGTGAAGAGATGGGCTTTAAGGGCTTGATTGTATCGGATGCCATGCGAATGTCGGGCATCACGAAGTCTTTCGGCACCGGTGAGAGCGCCGTACGCGCCATTGAAGCCGGCGTGGATATTTTGGTGATGTCGCAAGACGAATATGCTGCGCGGGCTGCTATTCTGCGCGCCGTCGAGGAAGGCCGGCTCACAGAGGAACGCATTGACCAGTCTGTCATGCGCCTCTTAACAACAAAAGAATGGCTCGGGCTGAACAGAAACAGGTTGCTCAACCCGTCCAGTACACGTCAGATTGTGGCAACCAATTACCACAAAATGATCAGCGAAACCGTTGCCCGTGAATCAGTGACTTTACTGAGCAACCAGCGCAACCTCTTGCCGCTGAAGCAAACCCCAAGACGCGTTGCTATCGTTACCATCAGTGACTCTGATGAACCTGAGCGCGGGCAATATTTCAATTCCGTATTCAGGTCGCTTGCCACGCGTTCTTCTGTATCAAATTACCTGATCGATACAAGGTCAACCAACGACGACTACAACAAGGTACTCAGTCGCGCCAGAAATGCTGACCTGATTATCATTCCCACGTATCGGCCCTTCCGGTCCGGTACCAACCGCATTGCATTGCCAGCGCGCATTCAGTCTTTCATGAATAGACTGGTGCGGCAAAACAAACCAACAATTCTCGTTTCTTTTGGCTCTCCGTACCTCGTTAACGACCTCACACGGCAGCCGAATGTGTATATTGCGGCTTACGGAGAAAGCGAATCTTCCGAGAAAGCCGTGGCGCAGGCCATGTTTGGGCAAACGGCCATTAAAGGCAAATTGCCTATCACCATCCCCGGGCTCTACCAGTTTGGCGAAGGCATCCAGGTGCCCCAACTTTTTGCCCGGGAAGGCTACCCAGAAGAAGTTGGGATGTCGAGCGCGTCGCTCTCACGCGTTGACTCTCTTATCAATGCATCTATTGCCGACCAGGCATTCCCGGGTGCAGCCATAGCAATTGGCCGGCCTGATGTATTGGTAAAACTCCAGGGGTATGGGTACTACACCTACGACTCGGAGCGCCGCGTGGCACCTACCTCCAAGTTTGATCTTGCGTCGCTGACCAAGGTAGTTGCGACGACAACGGCCATTATGCAGTTATATGAGCAAGGCAAGCTGAAACTCGACGATAAAATCGCCAAGTTTCTGCCTAACTTCGGTCAGAATGGCAAAGATGGCCTAACTGTCAGGCATCTGCTGACGCATACAAGTGGCATGACTCCTTTTCGCCCGTTTCACCAGGAAGGTATCACCACGCGCAGCGGCATTATCGACGCCATCTTTTCCGAGGAGCTCATCTATGCACCGGGCACCGAAATGCGCTATAGCGACTTCAACATGATCGTGCTTGCGCTGCTGGTTGAAAAAATTAGTGGGCAGAATTTCGGGACGTATACAACACGCAACATTTTTGCACCATTGGGCATGAACGATACCGGCTTCCGCCGCTCTGGCGTGGGATCCGATCAGACCGTTGTACCTACTGAAGTCGACCAGAATTTCAGGAAACGCCTTGTGCAAGGCGAAGTA
Protein-coding sequences here:
- a CDS encoding glycoside hydrolase family 3 N-terminal domain-containing protein; translated protein: MYQRDSYDLHEEEPPFASPSRQTTLLDRVTALTIVICVIAIPAWVTITFSSSEPVSQDTYDQYLEGKGAWARATLNKLTLEQKVSQLFFPYAYGVYQSSDDPAYKRLVDLVERFEVGGVVFFQGDPFSQAQLANDLQNMSNLPLITSQDMETGAGFRLKRTTHFPSAMAFGASRNTDLAYSAGLITAREARALGVYQVFAPVADINNNADNPVINIRSYGERANLVADMVTAFTFGLQDGNVIATVKHFPGHGDTATDSHSDLPILPFTRARLDSVELVPFRAARDAGIMSVMMGHLALPELEPDTNIPATLAPAVVNSLLREEMGFKGLIVSDAMRMSGITKSFGTGESAVRAIEAGVDILVMSQDEYAARAAILRAVEEGRLTEERIDQSVMRLLTTKEWLGLNRNRLLNPSSTRQIVATNYHKMISETVARESVTLLSNQRNLLPLKQTPRRVAIVTISDSDEPERGQYFNSVFRSLATRSSVSNYLIDTRSTNDDYNKVLSRARNADLIIIPTYRPFRSGTNRIALPARIQSFMNRLVRQNKPTILVSFGSPYLVNDLTRQPNVYIAAYGESESSEKAVAQAMFGQTAIKGKLPITIPGLYQFGEGIQVPQLFAREGYPEEVGMSSASLSRVDSLINASIADQAFPGAAIAIGRPDVLVKLQGYGYYTYDSERRVAPTSKFDLASLTKVVATTTAIMQLYEQGKLKLDDKIAKFLPNFGQNGKDGLTVRHLLTHTSGMTPFRPFHQEGITTRSGIIDAIFSEELIYAPGTEMRYSDFNMIVLALLVEKISGQNFGTYTTRNIFAPLGMNDTGFRRSGVGSDQTVVPTEVDQNFRKRLVQGEVHDETAYSLGGTAGHAGLFSTAKDLSKFAFMMMNEGKHNGQAFLKEETVRLFTAAVDGSRHSRALGWDTKSPEGYSSAGQLFSTKSFGHTGFTGTSLWIDPEADLFVILLTNRVYPTRDNKKHSAVRAKLADIAYESITGENETVLPKSTN